A genomic stretch from Macaca nemestrina isolate mMacNem1 chromosome 16, mMacNem.hap1, whole genome shotgun sequence includes:
- the LOC105485955 gene encoding ubiquitin-like protein 3: MSSNVPADMINLRLILVSGKTKEFLFSPNDSASDIAKHVYDNWPMDWEEEQVSSPNILRLIYQGRFLHGNVTLGALKLPFGKTTVMHLVARETLPEPNSQGQRNREKTGESNCCVIL, translated from the exons ATAAATTTGCGCCTCATTTTGGTAAGCGGAAAAACAAAAGAGTTCCTGTTTTCTCCTAACGATTCTGCTTCTGACATTGCAAAGCATGTATATGACAATTGGCCAATGG ACTGGGAAGAAGAGCAGGTCAGCAGTCCAAATATTCTACGACTCATTTATCAAGGACGATTTCTACATGGAAATGTCACATTAGGAG CATTAAAACTTCCTTTTGGCAAAACAACAGTGATGCATTTGGTGGCCAGAGAGACATTGCCAGAGCCAAACTCTCAAG GTCAGAGGAATCGTGAGAAGACTGGAGAGAGTAATTGTTGTGTAATCCTGTAA